A part of Pseudomonas sp. HR96 genomic DNA contains:
- the tssE gene encoding type VI secretion system baseplate subunit TssE, with the protein MSERNPSLYEMLLQNFRGGVPLAQVAEDDQVVLSILDNLQRLLNARAGSLAHLPDYGLPDLSEILHGLPATAHQLMLALRATLLAYEPRIAGVDVQTLASGQPGYLEYALQVQLKGGEQVTFATLVQPEGSMLLRHLRRQFGAEP; encoded by the coding sequence GTGAGCGAACGCAACCCTTCGCTGTACGAGATGCTCCTGCAGAACTTTCGCGGCGGCGTGCCGCTGGCGCAGGTGGCCGAGGACGACCAGGTGGTGCTGTCGATCCTCGACAACCTGCAGCGCCTGCTCAATGCCCGCGCCGGGTCGCTGGCGCACCTGCCGGATTACGGCTTGCCCGACCTCAGCGAGATCCTCCACGGCTTGCCGGCCACCGCCCACCAGCTGATGCTGGCGCTGCGCGCGACCCTGCTCGCATACGAGCCGCGCATCGCCGGGGTCGACGTGCAGACGCTCGCGTCGGGCCAGCCGGGTTACCTGGAGTACGCGCTGCAGGTGCAGCTCAAGGGCGGCGAACAGGTGACCTTCGCCACCCTGGTGCAGCCGGAAGGGAGTATGCTGCTGCGCCACCTGCGCCGCCAGTTCGGGGCCGAGCCCTAG